From the genome of Solea senegalensis isolate Sse05_10M linkage group LG21, IFAPA_SoseM_1, whole genome shotgun sequence:
GGTAATTCAACTACTTTTCCTCGGGACCCAAAAAAAACTCCCATGACGCATCTGTGGGTCCCGCCCCAGTCTTTGAGCCTCACTGGTTTATACAACATCTCGACTGTTGCCTTATGTTCTGCTGAAGGATATGCATACACTGAAACAAGACTGACAGGAAGTTGTGCAGAGACACCAGGAAGGTGTCGGCCCACTGGCGGGAGAAGTACGGTGCGAAGGCGGGGTTCTGCTCGGGGGCGGGGATAAATGGCAGGATGAACCAATCCCGCCACTCAACCTGACCCTGCAGCTCCAACGCCTGCCTCTGGAAAAACTCCTGAGTCTTTTCCAGGTTTCCTTTCTGTAgggacaaacagacagaggacCAGGTTTGCACCACagagctttttgtttttagttggtGACGCGGTTCACATCTTTACCTGGATGGTGTTGATGACGTAGTATCTGTACAGGCTGGTCCTCAGTTTGTTGACTGTGGACCTGTAAATGTCCTCCAGTCTGCAGAACAGACGTCTGTCCAGGTAGAGCCAGTACTCTTTCAGACCGAACAGGTCGAAGCTCTGGATGAACTGCTGCAGCTGATCGATGATCTTGTCCACCTGCAGAGACGAGACGTCTTCacttagaaaaacaaacatttcttacGTTGattagaaacaacaacaacaaccatcaaACTTGTCTCTCTTTACCCTGAAGCCTTTCTCCTTGTCGGCTTTAATCTCGCTGTCCAGGTTTTTCAGCGTGCCGGTGAAGCCGCGGTAGATCAGATACTCTCTCACGTGTTCATCCGTCCTCTCCACTGCTGACCCCatggtgacctctgaccctgcaAGATACATTAAGTATAATGTTTTTAAGGGTTGGCTGTATGAGATACTGAAGTGTGTGATTTTGTAAACCGCttgctctcccacaccaaagtccataaagaaatcagttttttttagctcacagggacacaggagctgctgctctattGATGCCTTTTCCAAGTTTGTGTCACCAAGATCAATCTGAACAAATtagtttaaatgtcaaaaataacatattttaacctactgatagaggcagcagtggatcatgatctcctgtgtgctgtgattttaaaatcactgatttcctctatgggctttggtgcaaaAGATTACAAAGCAACCCAAACTTCAGCTTTCTTTTAGGAAAGGCTGCTTCAGCCTCTCACATGTTAATATTtacttgtttctttgctccatatcacaaagaaatcattaaaactgaataattttgtttgtggacaacacaacacattcaagaacatcatcatttccacgttttccaacattttcgtacattttacggaccaaataAGCACTCGATCAATAGAgacaataatcaacagattaatcgattatgaaaataatcgttagtggCAGCCCTAGAGCTGAGTTTCCATCAAATCAGTTTAAGCCCTGCATCCACAGCAGCGGTATGTTTTGTATGAGATCTAAGAAACAACCTATAAAACAACCTCCATTCAAAAATCTTACAAAAATACGACACATATAGAGGTCAAGATTCGAATAATCTGGGTTTCTGCACGTATGCATTTATTGATAAATTATGCCACTTTCATTCATGCTACATCAACAAGCATAGAGCCGATGttaatctcatcatttaaaCTCAGTCTGGCGTTTACGAAACACGTTTTAAATCGAACGTACCTCTGTGGATAATCCAAATTATCTTCAGTAGAGTGAATTTTCCGTGGAGTTCCGTGGGAAATAAAACCTTCGAACGAACACGGAACAAGTTTAaactttaatataaagtgtGAGTCTGAGCTCCGAGCTGCGCCTCCGCCATTCTCTCACCGCGataaaaaaacgaaaaaatgtttttgcaacAACGGAGGAACGAAACTCTTCCTGTTGTTCTTGCCTCCTGACCGTCACGTGACCCGCTCATGTGACGCCCAACGGTCGGGAGCGTGCATAGACAGTCAGAGCGCCCTCTGTCGGACAGACACCGTCATTAAACACACAGACGATAGCGAGGCTAATGTTGTAAACTGACTCCAGACCAGCTGAAGTCACAGTGAGCGGCGTCTGTTCCCGggactttttaaatgttcacatCCGAACAACAGAGTATGCACAAAAGAAGTGAGTGAAAGAAGTAATTTTTTAGTAGATTATTTTTATCTGAGTTTGTTAACTTCCTGTTGTTTAGCAGACAGACTACAGGATGCTAAGTTAGCATCATCGTAGCTTTGTagaaacttttgttttgtgaataATTGGAGACAACGCGTCtattaaatattgtattaacACTTAACATATAGTCGCAATTGAATTCGTTAATGACTAAAACGGCCAGCTCTTTATATCGctgttttctcagtgtttttgtgaggtTACAGTTGGCTAATTTAGCAACCTAACGTCAGTTAACGTCGTTTGAAACCTCTTAATAACTtaagcttgtttttattttgttgttgaagtatttgtttgttgtttgcgATATTGGAGTCAGTGTGTTTCACTGGCCGTTGCCTGGATACACTCAGAACCGTGGCTCTGACGTCATCACCACTTTGATTTATAGTCAATGATTGATTGGAGTCACATTTTGTCCTAACACTCAAACTCAATTAGACAAAAAGTGTtcactgctttgtttgtttgttagtttattTAGATTATTACTTcacaattgattaatctgtcaattattttccttGATTAATGTCctccttgtgttgtgtttgtcagtatGGAACCCGACAGCCCGGCCGGTGACTTCCTGTCTCCAGAGTCCACAGTGACCTCCCTGCTGTCGAGCTCAGGTCATCTGAGGAGCAGCCTGCGGGTCCCTGAACACACCACTACCTTCAGATACAGAAACAAGGTTCACTCTCTTtctactgtatttttttatatataattcatgATAAGACCAAATTATTAAGTTGGTGTTAACcgtttcaaaaaacaaacaaacactgatgttcTTATTGTCTTCCTGCAGAACTATGACTCTGCCTCTGCGGCGCTGGACGCCTACATCACAGACTTTGACAGCAGCTGTCAGAAGTGCCGGTCAGTGACAGGAAGACTCGTTCTGCCACAGAGTCCCTCGTCCACACCGAGCAGACTCAGAGAGAGCACACTTAGAAACAAAGATGGTAAGTCACCACGGAGATGCTTTCATGGAAGAACACCAGTTTATATTGGTTTTACCGTCCTcatattgttgttgatgtttttttaccCATAGTTCTTCGGGAGAGTTTGACGGAGAGGGAGCTGGACTTCCTGAATCTGCCTGTCAGCTCCCTCCGTCACCGTGTCAACCGAGACAGACTATCCATGACAACGGACGAGCTGCTGTCCATCCCTTACGATGGCTCTCTGCCTGTCACCCACACGTCTGCCTTCTTACAAGGTCTTTAAACGCATCTCTCACACCACGTACAGTATATCCAAAGTAGCTGAATGTACTGCAGATGCTTCCATTTTCATCCACACTTCCATCTTTATCCCAGGTCATTAAATGCACCACCTGTACCTGCAGTCTTTGAACTCATCACCCCAAACTCTGACCACTTTTCCTTCcatcacaacatacacacaacatactCAGGATTTATTTAACACTGGGTGGATGGATTGATGGAAGATAAAAGTTGATTGTGTTATGTTCTTTGGATCCAGGTCTCGTGTCCCAGTCTGGAGCCTCGCAGCTCCACTGCACCCCCTCCTGTCCAGGATGTAGAGCCTGTTCTGGgctcagcagcagccacactGACCCCCGTCTGAaccgccaccaccaccctcAGTTCATCCATCGGTCCAGGAGCTCCAGGTTCATTCTGTTGATTTTTGTCCTCACTGTTCTGATCTGTTCAGTGAGAGCTGGACACCATCTCAAAACTGTGCTCTCCACAGGGTCATAGGTcaatcagcagcagagaaagagTTTCCTGTGAGCAGCTTTAAGGTGATCATCACAATTCTGTTCTCGCAGAGATTTGGTCACAGACTGTGAGCTTTTGACAGAACCTAAATGGTCCCTCCTCCTGTTGTCCATCTGTCAGTctacacacagagcagcagcgtCACAGTGGGAGGAGCCTTCAGTGTCACACCGTCCCTGGTCTGACCTGAAATGCCCAGCATGGATCCAGGACTGTGACCTCAGCGAGCCTCTGCCACCGTCCTCAGAGTCAAGGCTGAGAGACGACAACATCCACAGTAAAGCATTTCCTGCGGAGCAGACAAGTATTAGATGATATTTAGAAGTAGTTGTTGTGAATTCTTgtgaaaatgtctgtttctTCTTGTTCCAGGTGTTTTTCCACATGTTGCTGCCAGAGGTGGAGCTCCGTCCTGGGtggcagagctggaggaggaggatgagagctGTTCACAGGTGAGAGAAGCTGTAATTTGAGGTAGGTTTTCCCACTGCTTGGATGCAGATtaatgctggtgtgtgtgtgcatgtatgcgtGTGCGTCAGGTGGGCAGCCAGCTGTCTCTCAGAGATCTGAGGCTTCAGTTTGCTGAACAGATCTCACAGCTCGCCGCAGAGAGAAGGAGCTCTGGCAGCATGGAAACTCTGTTCAGAGGTAAAACAACACTTTGTCCATATAAACATAGAAACCTCTGTCAGTGATGACATCGCCCTAGTTGTAATCGGCTCATTGTCCTTGTGTGAAGTGTATTAATGCTATGTTTTAATGAGCGCAACATTTTCCCTCCTTCCGTCAGACAACAGGATCGAGTCTCTGATCCAGAAAGCAGATCACGTGCTGAACTCTCTGTGTCAGAGACGTGAAGGAGCAGGTAACTAACGCTGCAGAGGAGAGCTGTTAGAATCACAGCAGtatagtttagttttgtttactttactcATCTCATAAATAACAGTTCTCTAATAAATACTTCTCTTATTCAGCAGCAACATTTTGAAAGTGTCTGAGTGTGAAAattttatgtgaaaatgaatggtTGTGTTCTGTAGTGAGTCCAGTGAACACTGAGGATCTGCTCACTTCTCCCTCACACCGTTCCTCGTTCCCTCTGTAAGAATTATTCTTTTTCAAAaccttttctttcattatttttagacattatacaaacatagaaaagagaaaacaggacACGAACATTGTGAACtaccttaaaaacaaaatcctttCTTTGACCCAGTAAACTCCCCACATTACcatgtttgaaataattcaTAAAAGTTAATTCCTGATTTCCTTTTCATGGAATATGTAAATGTCTCTTAAGATAATCAGATTTGATATCTTTTCCTCTAATGTTTTCCCTCACTCTGCTGCACTAACACACTGATTGTTTGTTGAACCTGCAGtaactcagcagcagcagcagggggcagcacagAGGCTCGGAGCAACAGAACAGCTGAGGTATGTTTCTTTTCTACTGCTACTTTGGTGTCAGTCCTGAAAGGACATAAAAGAAACTGTCTGCCTTTTTGTTGACTTTTCTGTGACCATGTGATTTGTCGTGTCCTCCAGACTCCGGGCTAtggtctccatggcaacagcatCTGGGAGCAGCCAGGTCCAGTGGAGGCGCTGAAGCAGATGCTGTTCAGACTCCAGTCGGTGGAGGCGCAGCTTCAGCAGCAAGAAGGT
Proteins encoded in this window:
- the lg21h18orf54 gene encoding lung adenoma susceptibility protein 2 — its product is MEPDSPAGDFLSPESTVTSLLSSSGHLRSSLRVPEHTTTFRYRNKNYDSASAALDAYITDFDSSCQKCRSVTGRLVLPQSPSSTPSRLRESTLRNKDVLRESLTERELDFLNLPVSSLRHRVNRDRLSMTTDELLSIPYDGSLPVTHTSAFLQGLVSQSGASQLHCTPSCPGCRACSGLSSSHTDPRLNRHHHPQFIHRSRSSRVIGQSAAEKEFPVSSFKSTHRAAASQWEEPSVSHRPWSDLKCPAWIQDCDLSEPLPPSSESRLRDDNIHSVFPHVAARGGAPSWVAELEEEDESCSQVGSQLSLRDLRLQFAEQISQLAAERRSSGSMETLFRDNRIESLIQKADHVLNSLCQRREGAVSPVNTEDLLTSPSHRSSFPLNSAAAAGGSTEARSNRTAETPGYGLHGNSIWEQPGPVEALKQMLFRLQSVEAQLQQQEGEAAAAPTQPERLQTLDTPLKQMHEGEAELESFTGGPSLHRALHHLNRLKLLVGEPREKQQEEKDEDEGRFSASSNDGHVCARDKDS